A genomic region of Chaetodon auriga isolate fChaAug3 chromosome 11, fChaAug3.hap1, whole genome shotgun sequence contains the following coding sequences:
- the six2a gene encoding homeobox protein SIX2a, giving the protein MSMLPTFGFTQEQVACVCEVLQQGGNIERLGRFLWSLPACEHLHKNESVLKAKAVVAFHRGNFRELYKILESHQFSPHNHPKLQQLWLKAHYIEAEKLRGRPLGAVGKYRVRRKFPLPRSIWDGEETSYCFKEKSRSVLREWYTHNPYPSPREKRELAEATGLTTTQVSNWFKNRRQRDRAAEAKERENNENSNSHNPLTSSMNGNKSLLGSSDDDKTPSGTPDHTSPSPALLLGSNAGLQSLHGLAPPPGPSAIPVPSGADSVHHHHSLHHDTILNPMSSNLVDLGS; this is encoded by the exons ATGTCCATGCTTCCGACGTTTGGTTTTACGCAGGAACAAGTGGCGTGTGTCTGCGAAGTTCTCCAACAAGGGGGGAACATCGAGCGGCTGGGGCGCTTTCTCTGGTCCCTCCCGGCGTGCGAACACCTTCACAAAAACGAGAGCGTCCTCAAAGCGAAAGCCGTGGTCGCGTTCCACCGGGGGAACTTCCGAGAGCTCTACAAGATCCTGGAGAGCCACCAGTTTTCGCCGCACAACCACccgaagctgcagcagctgtggctgaaAGCGCACTACATCGAGGCGGAGAAGCTGAGAGGCCGCCCGCTCGGCGCCGTGGGGAAGTACCGCGTCCGGAGAAAGTTCCCCCTGCCCCGCTCCATCTGGGACGGAGAGGAGACAAGCTACTGCTTTAAAGAGAAGAGCAGGAGCGTACTGCGGGAGTGGTACACCCACAACCCTTATCCATCCCCGCGGGAGAAAAGGGAGCTGGCCGAGGCCACGGGACTCACGACCACGCAGGTCAGCAACTGGTTCAAAAACCGACGACAGCGAGACCGAGCAGCGGAGGCAAAGGAAAG AGAAAACAACGAGAACAGCAATAGCCACAACCCATTGACTTCTTCCATGAATGGAAATAAATCTCTATTGGGGAGCTCGGACGACGATAAAACACCCTCGGGGACACCGGATCACACGTCTCCGAGCCCGGCTCTGCTCCTCGGCTCCAATGCCGGTTTACAGTCCCTGCACGGCCTCGCGCCCCCGCCGGGACCCAGCGCCATCCCGGTGCCGAGCGGCGCAGACTCGGTGCACCATCATCACTCATTGCACCATGACACCATACTGAACCCTATGTCTTCTAATCTAGTGGACCTTGGCTCTTAA